The Desulfovibrio oxyclinae DSM 11498 genomic interval CCGGGCGTATCTCCGATATGGTCCGAGCCGTTTCCGGACATGGCGGCTGCTCTGGATGCTGCGTTTGAGCGAGCGGCTTCAGGTGTTCGGATTTTTTTTCGTGCTGACGACGTGGCCGTTCCGTCGGCTGGCTTCAGGCGTATGGTGGAGATATTCAGGACACATGAAGTGCCTTTGGAGATGGCGGTGACGCCCGCGTGGTTGCGTAAGGACCGCGCTTTGGGGCTGATGCGGCTGTGTCCGGAAACGGAGCTGTTCCGGTTCCATCAGCATGGATGGCGGCATGTGAGCCATCAGGTCTCGGGCAAGAAAGGAGAGTTCGGGGCGGATCGAACGGAGGCGGATAAGCGAAAGGATTTGGTTCGGGGGGCTGAGAAACTGTCAGGAGTGCTCGGAAGCCGTTTTGAGCGGCGGTTTACTCCGCCCTGGAATCGATTCGACGCAGTGACGGCCGCTTTGCTTCGCGAATTGGAGTATCTGTGCGTTTCGCGTTCTGAGGGCGAGGAGCGCAAAGTTCCGCTGCCGCAGGGACTGCCCGACCATTTCGTGAATGTGGACCTACATACGCGCAACGAGAGCGATTCGGCGCAGTCGCGCAGAGCGTTGTTCGCAGAGCTGGTCGAGGCGCTGGAGTCCGGGCATTGCGGGGTGATGTTGCATCACCAGCGCATGAACGGGGCCGCGTTCGAGTTTCTGGATGCACTGCTGGCTGCCTTGGTTCGTTCCGGATCGAGGGCGGTTCGTTTTGCGGACATGGATTAGCGGTTTTCTGCAGGCGAAACGCCCCGTCGAGCCTTTGGGTTCGGCGGGGCGTTCCTTTTCGGGGCTGCTGTCGAAGCTGCTCCGTGGGGATGCTTTTTATCAGGCGGCGTCGCGGATGCGTGCGCCGAAGAGTTCCCATGTTTTCAGAAAGGTCTGGTCGAAGGTGCGTTCCTCCATGCTGCCACGGGCCTTGCGCCGCATGTAGGCGAGGCGTTCCGGGGCGTCTACGAGGTGCAGCACGGCGCGAATGAGGGCATCCGGGTCGGCTGCGGGGATGACCAGACCTGTTTCGTCCGGGTCGATGTTCTCGCACGGGCCGCCCTGATCGGTGACGATGCAGGGCAGTCCCGAGGCCTGCGCTTCCAGTACCACGTTGCCGAAGGTGTCGGTGGCGGAAGGGAACACGAAGATGTCCGAGCTGGCGTATGCCTGTGAGAGGGCCTCGCCGTGCAGGGCTCCCGTGAACACGGCAGGGGTGCCGCGCAGGGTGCGTTTCATTTCGTCAAGGTATGGTCCTTCGCCTACCACGGCCAACGACAGGCCGGGGCGCATTTTGGAGAGTCTGCGGAAGGCTTCGGCGAGGGTGTCGAGGCCTTTTTCGCGCGAGACGCGGCCCACGTAGAGCAGTTTTGTCCCTTCGAGCCTGTACTGGGTGAAGAAGCCGTTTCGTTTGGAGGGGTGGAACCGCTCCACGTCCACGCCTCTGGGGTAGGTAGTGATCTTGCCGGGATCGATGCCTCGCTCCACCAGTTCCTGCTTGGTGGCTTCCGAGGGTGCGTAGATGACCTGCATCTGGTTGTAGAACCAGGTCATGAAGCGCCAGCAGCCGTCTTCCATGGCGGTGTCTTCGGTGAAGGCGCGCACGTACTGCGGAAATGCTGTGTGATAGGTGCCGTGGAAGGGGATTTTCAAGATTTTTGATACGGCCAGCCCGGCCAGTCCCACGGGGCCGGGGGTGGCGGCGAGGATGCAGTCGAATTCGCGTTCAAAGCAGTATTCAAGCATTTCGAGCACCGGCGGGTAGCGCAGGGTCAGTTCGGGGTATTCGGGAATCTGGAATTCGCCTACGGGGTCGAAGTTGGCGAGTCCGGGACCGGATTTGTGGGAGCCGCTGGTGACCACGGTCATGCGCTTGCCGTGACGGGAGACGAGTTCCAGCTGGCTTCGGATGGTGCCCGCAACGCCGTTGACCTCGTCGAAGGTGTCGGTGAAGTGGGCGATCCTCAGGGGGCGCTGGAGATCCTGCCGCACGCCGAAGCGTTTCAGTGCCTGATTGCAGAAGCCGCGTTCGCGGCTGAACAGGTCGTAGCCGACGAAATACGGAGCCAGCAGGGCGTAGAGTGAACCTGCGGAGCCGATGGTGTGAAAGATGTCGAAGAGGTTTGCGCCCATGGCGCTGTCGAGGACCTTGTCCGCGAAGTTGCGCAGCACCCGGTTGGCGGAGCCGGAGATGAAACGGGCCACTTCGTTTTCCAGTGTCCGGGGTTCGCCCGCGCATCCCCGGGCCACCTTCATGAGGTCCGGATCGGCGGTGATGATCTGGGCGGCGTTCTTGAGCAGGGAGTCCTGCACGGAGTCCTTGCCGGGGGCGAGGGAGTGCAGGGCGGCGCGTCCGCGTCCCATAAAGCAGCGCAGGCGGTGAAGGATGCCGGTAGGCTCGCTGCTGCGTGCCGGATTCAGACCGTTTTCCGCAAAGCGTATGACCACGTGCTGCTTGGCGGCGTCGGACATGGCGGCCCGGCGTGTGTAAAACTGGTAGGCGATCCCGTAGAGATTGTGGGCCATGGTTCGCGGTGTAGCCGCTTCTCCGGCAGCCTCGCAACGTCCGGCGCAAATGGCGTCCAGCAGGGCCTGCTTGTTCGGTTCGCCGGTGAAGCGGGTATGCATGCGGGCGATGTTGATGGAGCTGTGGTCGTCCGAGCCGCCGACCATGATCTTTTCCCACGGCCGCTCACCCATGGGTTCAATGTCGTGAATGTCGGCTAGGCGTTCCATGTGTCTGGGGGTGAGGGAGTCGAGGATGGCGGAGAGCGAT includes:
- a CDS encoding glycosyltransferase gives rise to the protein MGDTISRIDLHVHSRHSKRPSQWILQKIGCPESFTDPKLIHETALKRGMDLVTITDHNTIDGALEIAHLPGTFISEEITTYFPEDRCKLHVLAWDITEAQHEDIQKARENVFDLVPYLHEQGIVHALAHPLFAVNDRMTLEHLEQALLMFGTVEANGSRDARQNESLSAILDSLTPRHMERLADIHDIEPMGERPWEKIMVGGSDDHSSINIARMHTRFTGEPNKQALLDAICAGRCEAAGEAATPRTMAHNLYGIAYQFYTRRAAMSDAAKQHVVIRFAENGLNPARSSEPTGILHRLRCFMGRGRAALHSLAPGKDSVQDSLLKNAAQIITADPDLMKVARGCAGEPRTLENEVARFISGSANRVLRNFADKVLDSAMGANLFDIFHTIGSAGSLYALLAPYFVGYDLFSRERGFCNQALKRFGVRQDLQRPLRIAHFTDTFDEVNGVAGTIRSQLELVSRHGKRMTVVTSGSHKSGPGLANFDPVGEFQIPEYPELTLRYPPVLEMLEYCFEREFDCILAATPGPVGLAGLAVSKILKIPFHGTYHTAFPQYVRAFTEDTAMEDGCWRFMTWFYNQMQVIYAPSEATKQELVERGIDPGKITTYPRGVDVERFHPSKRNGFFTQYRLEGTKLLYVGRVSREKGLDTLAEAFRRLSKMRPGLSLAVVGEGPYLDEMKRTLRGTPAVFTGALHGEALSQAYASSDIFVFPSATDTFGNVVLEAQASGLPCIVTDQGGPCENIDPDETGLVIPAADPDALIRAVLHLVDAPERLAYMRRKARGSMEERTFDQTFLKTWELFGARIRDAA
- a CDS encoding polysaccharide deacetylase family protein, whose amino-acid sequence is MIIRPGVSPIWSEPFPDMAAALDAAFERAASGVRIFFRADDVAVPSAGFRRMVEIFRTHEVPLEMAVTPAWLRKDRALGLMRLCPETELFRFHQHGWRHVSHQVSGKKGEFGADRTEADKRKDLVRGAEKLSGVLGSRFERRFTPPWNRFDAVTAALLRELEYLCVSRSEGEERKVPLPQGLPDHFVNVDLHTRNESDSAQSRRALFAELVEALESGHCGVMLHHQRMNGAAFEFLDALLAALVRSGSRAVRFADMD